The following proteins are co-located in the Pyricularia oryzae 70-15 chromosome 1, whole genome shotgun sequence genome:
- a CDS encoding cytochrome P450 6j1, with protein MVDLSRPHSTLDMLERSFTSGLSGAEQTQTISLANLTSLEELKVRTGYKFGIVEPSEITFHKQDGVQLQSIKEVVWCKSIIEIRIAKIPIHRVPGPDAFPIVGNRLELYPDILGNVERLCARYGGIIKTINMGSVTYYTNDPSIARHVLRESEFFTKKTSDPAHPLHFMADQEALFTCDSDSPAFGPSHRFIPPCMAPKAIRHYTPSVQQCVQKVLPVLDAISDSSLAFNVYQYMFKLAGQVIWKIVFGADLGHFDSLDAKPFETIRDLGQYVALMKRVSLRGQWYGYLPFGDPRRMREARDRVWKGIGEAIEQAARTGTDNRDLPLQEAALHAACLADYLQRAVDNEGNKLPREYLVSNCVILFGAGFLTSSSLLAWCIFALCRYEGVQDRLLQELVDHGARPDVVWTMDQLNAMPYLDQFVKETQRMHNPSFQTARNARRDVVLPGGKAIPAGSVVIPMFPALHKNPAHWDNPARFDPERWGTPAVKKLPRAAYTPFAAGSRGCIGFSLALLEVKMAMAILVYRYKFSDASLEPVVYDPEFLVVRPLNFYAKAAIRTVLPVARGEGAGAY; from the exons ATGGTAGATTTATCACGACCC CATTCAACACTTGATATGTTGGAACGCAGCTTTACAAGCGGCCTATCAGGGGCGGAACAGACTCAAACAATAAGCCTGGCAAATTTGACTAGTTTAGAAGAATTGAAGGTCCGTACAGGCTACAAATTTGGTATCGTGGAGCCATCAG AGATAACATTTCATAAGCAAGATGGCGTGCAACTTCAGTCAATAAAGGAGGTGGTTTGGTGCAAGTCCATTATTGAAATCCGCATCGCAAAAATCCCGATCCACCGAGTTCCAGGTCCAGACGCGTTTCCAATTGTCGGAAACCGCCTCGAACTATATCCAGATATACTCGGCAATGTGGAGCGCCTTTGCGCCAGATACGGCGGGATTATTAAAACCATCAATATGGGTTCTGTAACTTATTACACCAACGATCCAAGCATTGCTCGCCACGTGCTGCGGGAAAGCGAGTTTTTCACCAAAAAGACCTCGGACCCGGCGCACCCACTCCATTTTATGGCAGACCAGGAGGCGCTGTTTACCTGTGATAGCGATTCCCCTGCCTTTGGCCCCTCGCACCGTTTCATACCCCCTTGTATGGCTCCCAAGGCTATCCGACATTATACGCCCTCGGTGCAGCAGTGCGTTCAAAAAGTCTTGCCTGTCCTGGATGCCATTTCGGACTCCTCGCTTGCATTCAACGTGTATCAGTACATGTTCAAACTCGCCGGGCAGGTGATTTGGAAAATCGTGTTCGGTGCCGATCTGGGCCATTTTGACAGCCTTGACGCGAAGCCCTTCGAGACCATCCGCGACCTCGGCCAGTACGTGGCGCTGATGAAGAGGGTTTCGCTCCGGGGCCAATGGTACGGTTACCTCCCGTTTGGCGACCCACGACGCATGAGAGAGGCCCGGGACCGCGTCTGGAAAGGCATCGGCGAGGCTATAGAGCAGGCGGCCAGGACTGGAACCGACAATCGTGACCTCCCGCTACAGGAGGCGGCACTGCACGCGGCTTGCCTTGCAGATTACCTGCAGAGGGCGGTGGACAATGAAGGGAACAAACTGCCGCGGGAGTATCTGGTCAGCAATTGCGTGATCCTCTTCGGGGCCGGATTTCTCACGTCGTCTTCGCTGCTCGCATGGTGCATATTTGCGCTGTGTCGCTACGAGGGGGTTCAGGACCGTCTCCTGCAGGAGCTGGTCGACCACGGCGCAAGACCCGATGTGGTATGGACCATGGACCAGCTCAACGCCATGCCGTACCTAGATCAGTTCGTTAAGGAAACGCAGAGGATGCACAATCCCTCGTTTCAAACAGCACGCAACGCCCGGCGGGACGTGGTCCTCCCTGGCGGCAAAGCAATCCCTGCAGGGTCGGTGGTCATCCCGATGTTCCCGGCGCTGCACAAGAACCCGGCGCACTGGGACAACCCTGCGCGCTTCGACCCGGAAAGGTGGGGCACCCCGGCGGTTAAAAAGCTTCCCCGGGCCGCGTACACACCCTTCGCGGCCGGGTCGAGGGGCTGCATTGGGTTTAGTTTGGCGCTGTTGGAGGTTAAGATGGCAATGGCCATTTTGGTCTACCGTTACAAGTTTTCAGATGCGAGCTTGGAGCCTGTGGTTTACGATCCCGAGTTTTTGGTTGTGAGGCCTTTGAACTTTTACGCGAAAGCAGCTATTCGCACTGTTTTGCCGGTAGCGAGAGGGGAAGGGGCTGGAGCAtattag
- a CDS encoding cytochrome P450 3A19 has protein sequence MSFLYESSRDYTSLVPTSSHLFTSLLGLKLITFGTGTFWLMSSVSGHRHNNDIEALHAKYGPVVRVGPNELSFATEDALKAIHNPPPGQPMFTKKGTIESLLASLIWSAPNLLSTHDKATHKRLRNALQPAFTAKALLEQEGISQYHIDKEVEKMLSVGSKDPKSVLNLSEEVAGMIWDIVGDLSFGEPLQRHQRDKYEHLKITYATGAPFLELCQFLTEIPIIGRLATLPIILTPFIYRKPRHFLLMNKLKQWIDDHDGGRKDFLTAIMSARETANLTHEEMLSNAALFVMVGCDTTAATISALFYLLLKHPSSMARLTAELRTAFPRKGDVTATATLKLPYLGAVIQETLRLLPPINGRGSHRISPGALVDGIYVPAGVMVSADPWSIGRSPRYWAEPHAFRPERWVPGEQDEGPWRTDVRSAWRPFMVGPRVCIGREMALQSIRLMVSKTLVEMDLEMVNKDFVWERDAANDYVWYNFDILVKCKPRVRG, from the exons ATGAGCTTTTTGTACGAGTCTTCCAGAGATTACACCTCTCTGGTTCCCACTTCTAGCCACTTATTCACATCCCTGTTGGGGTTAAAGCTGATAACCTTTGGGACCGGGACG TTCTGGCTAATGAGCTCTGTAAGTGGCCACCGGCACAATAATGACATTGAAGCCTTGCATGCAAAATACG GGCCTGTGGTGAGAGTTGGCCCCAACGAACTCTCGTTCGCAACGGAGGACGCCCTCAAGGCCATCCATAACCCACCGCCAGGCCAGCCCATGTTTACTAAAAAGGGCACAATTGAGTCTCTTTTGGCCAGTTTGATCTGGTCGGCCCCAAACCTTCTCAGCACACACGACAAGGCGACCCACAAGAGGCTGCGGAATGCCCTGCAGCCTGCGTTTACTGCAAAGGCACTACTTGAGCAGGAGGGCATCAGTCAGTACCATATCGACAAGGAGGTGGAGAAGATGTTGTCGGTTGGATCCAAGGATCCAAAATCCGTGCTTAACTTGTCCGAGGAAGTGGCGGGTATGATTTGGGACATTGTCGGTGATTTGTCCTTTGGGGAGCCGCTGCAGCGGCATCAGCGGG ATAAATACGAGCACCTCAAGATCACTTACGCAACTGGAGCGCCATTCCTCGAACTCTGTCAGTTTCTGACGGAAATTCCCATTATTGGACGTCTTGCAACATTGCCCATCATCCTCACGCCATTTATATATCGGAAGCCCAGGCATTTCCTACTTATGAATAAGCTTAAGCA GTGGATCGACGACCATGATGGCGGCCGCAAGGATTTTTTAACCGCCATCATGTCAGCCAGAGAAACCGCCAATCTTACGCATGAAGAAATGCTTAGCAACGCGGCCCTGTTCGTCATGGTTGGCTGCGACACTACGGCGGCCACCATTTCGGCGCTTTTTTACCTGCTGCTCAAGCACCCGTCGAGCATGGCCCGGCTGACGGCCGAGCTGCGCACCGCGTTTCCCCGCAAGGGCGACGTGACGGCCACCGCAACGCTCAAGCTTCCCTACCTCGGCGCCGTGATTCAGGAGACGCTGCGACTGCTCCCGCCCATCAACGGCCGGGGATCGCACCGCATCTCCCCCGGCGCCCTTGTGGACGGCATTTACGTACCGGCGGGCGTGATGGTCTCGGCCGACCCGTGGTCGATTGGCCGATCCCCTCGGTATTGGGCCGAGCCCCATGCGTTTCGGCCAGAGAGGTGGGTGCCGGGAGAGCAGGACGAGGGGCCCTGGCGCACAGACGTGAGGAGCGCCTGGCGTCCGTTTATGGTCGGGCCGAGGGTGTGCATCGGCAGGGAGATGGCCCTGCAATCTATACGGCTGATGGTCAGCAAGACCCTGGTGGAAATGGACCTGGAAATGGTGAATAAAGACTTTGTCTGGGAGAGGGACGCGGCCAATGATTACGTCTGGTATAATTTCGACATTCTTGTCAAGTGCAAACCCAGGGTTCGAGGTTGA
- a CDS encoding transferase, whose amino-acid sequence MASLLSLPVHFQEASAMQETIQDSAGEKVINLNEFDLIPPRTFIKFIIYIPLKSGASFESVFAYLQAGLSRTLDRIPFLNGKIFERPSTDPGYVKGHLQIRHPKITQPGSRPQQLVFKDLSKELPSFDELRDAGFEFSAFSDDLVLEGSLIPDISTGADVFRAQANFVQGGCLLATGFHHSSVDATGMVTVLKAWAEYCRTAGSEQQACVWLTPECVDRGILDRLWRAGWNPGRSILDIDPAIWGYLGFQIPGTEAQTEQQLRDQDPIPAYMQNTTMESRIFYISATNLEELLLDSEQSRQHANQEQSTEEQSTGEVPRLSANDVILALFWRSVLRARRLAAAACSAPAPADAMAHLESPLDGRAAFSAELPAAYVGNVVTVNRVGLRLEELLAPGLEALQRVAWHIRRGAMRAGPDMVRDAFALMRSTRDFSELKHGFTRLDGWDVMITSLLLLPVPEVDFGGDGGLLGGSEAIRPCMDAFNANFRLCIILPRTPGGGLELLVSLFPKEMQELERDDEFSRFAALLCH is encoded by the coding sequence ATGGCCTCTCTACTATCACTTCCTGTGCACTTTCAAGAGGCCTCGGCGATGCAGGAAACAATCCAGGATTCTGCCGGGGAAAAAGTAATAAACCTCAACGAATTCGACCTCATCCCACCACGGACTTTCATCAAATTCATCATCTACATCCCCCTCAAGTCCGGCGCGTCTTTTGAATCCGTCTTTGCATACTTACAGGCAGGCCTTTCCCGGACCCTGGACCGTATCCCCTTCTTGAACGGGAAGATTTTTGAGCGCCCAAGCACCGATCCCGGCTACGTCAAAGGTCATTTACAAATACGCCATCCCAAGATTACACAGCCGGGATCTCGCCCGCAGCAGCTCGTCTTCAAGGATCTCTCGAAAGAGCTTCCAAGCTTCGATGAGTTGCGCGATGCCGGTTTCGAATTTTCGGCGTTTAGTGACGACCTCGTTCTTGAAGGTTCCCTGATCCCGGATATCTCTACAGGGGCGGACGTGTTCCGCGCACAAGCCAATTTTGTCCAAGGCGGTTGCCTCCTGGCCACGGGCTTCCACCACTCCTCGGTGGATGCAACGGGCATGGTAACGGTGCTCAAGGCCTGGGCGGAGTATTGCAGAACCGCGGGGAGTGAACAGCAAGCCTGCGTGTGGCTGACGCCCGAGTGTGTGGACCGCGGCATTCTGGACCGGCTTTGGCGGGCCGGGTGGAATCCTGGTCGCAGCATCCTCGACATTGACCCTGCTATATGGGGCTATCTGGGCTTTCAAATCCCAGGGACAGAGGCCCAAACGGAGCAGCAGCTTCGGGATCAAGACCCGATCCCGGCGTACATGCAAAACACAACCatggagtcgaggatctttTACATTTCAGCGACAAACTTGGAAGAGCTCCTCCTCGACAGTGAGCAATCACGTCAGCACGCCAATCAAGAGCAGTCTACCGAGGAGCAGTCTACTGGAGAGGTGCCGAGACTCTCGGCCAACGACGTCATCCTCGCCCTCTTCTGGCGGTCAGTCCTGCGAGCCCGGCGACTGGCGGCAGCTGCATGCTCGGCGCCTGCGCCAGCGGACGCTATGGCCCACCTCGAATCTCCGCTCGACGGCCGCGCGGCATTCAGCGCGGAGCTGCCAGCCGCCTATGTCGGCAACGTTGTAACGGTCAATAGAGTGGGTCTCAGGCTGGAGGAGCTCCTCGCGCCGGGGCTCGAGGCGCTGCAGCGCGTGGCGTGGCACATTCGGCGCGGGGCGATGCGGGCAGGGCCGGATATGGTGCGCGACGCTTTTGCGCTGATGCGGTCCACCCGAGACTTTTCCGAGTTGAAACATGGCTTCACGAGGCTGGATGGGTGGGACGTCATGATCACGTCTCTGCTACTGCTGCCTGTGCCGGAGGTGGATTTTGGCGGTGACGGTGGCCTGCTAGGTGGTTCCGAGGCGATCAGGCCGTGCATGGATGCTTTCAACGCGAACTTTAGGTTGTGCATAATCCTTCCCCGGACGCCGGGGGGTGGACTGGAGCTTTTGGTAAGTTTGTTCCCCAAGGAGATGCAGGAGTTGGAGCGGgatgacgagttttccagATTTGCCGCGCTGCTTTGTCACTAA